In Armatimonadota bacterium, the genomic stretch AGAAGCTTCAGTTTGCTAAACCGGCTGACTCAACGATAAAGCTGGACCAGCTAAAGTCAGCTATGTTGGCTTTGAGTGCGTTGCCGGTGGTTGGTCTGTCTGTGGAAGATCCTGCGAGCAAGACGACCGCGGTATACGCAAAGGATCTTGCCAAATCCCCTGATACATCCAGCCTGCTACTGCCCGAGGGCTACACATGGGCTACCGTATATGTCATACTCAATCCGGAGGCCGATGCCGCGCAGGAGGCCAAAGCGGAATCGGATGTTGACAGGATCAGCAAAGCAGAAGCAAAAAACGCTATTGATATGGCGAATATGACGCCTGAGCAGAGGCAGCAGATATTTACAAATGAGATGAGCGCATATATGACATTAACTCCTGAGAACAGACAATCAATTTTAGCCGACAGGATGCGAGCGATGTTCAATATGAGTTCTCAGGACAGTCAGCAGTTCAGGCAGGATATGCATTCGGTGATGCAGAGTCTGCGCCAGTCCGGCGAGGCTCCGAACTGGGGCGGACATCAAAATCACAATTAATAGTGTAAATTGCAAAACTATCGCATGACAAGTGTTGATTATTTTTTGTAATTACTTCAATAGACAACAAACGCGAAATATTTCTGATGGAGGAACAAAGTTGGAGTTCAAAGCAAAGCAGGGCTCGCTTCAAGACCAGCAGAGCGATATTGTAATAGTAAACCTTTTCGAGGGGGTCAAACATCCGGGCGGCGGCACGGGCGCTGTGGACCAGGCTCTGCACGGCGCCATATCCGATGCTATCCGTGATGAGGAGTTCGACGGCAATCTCGGCGACACTCTGGTTATAAGGACTCTCGGCACAATCCCTGCGAAGTATGTGATAGTAGTCGGTCTGGGCAAGAACGCTGACTTTGATCTGCTCAAGGCAATGCGGGCTTCCGCCCGCGCGGCAAGAAAGTGCCGCGAACTCAGAGCAAAAACAGTCTCCAGCATACTTCATGGAGCGGGAATCGGCGGCCTGCCTGTCGAAGACTGCGCGCGTGCCGTGACTCTTGGTGCGATATTCGGAACTTACGAGTATACCGATCTCAAGACCGAAAAAGTTAAAGAAAACCCGATCGAGCAGTTCAACATTGTCGAGCTATCCGGTGATAAGTTAGACAGCATTGCCTCTGGTATCGCTAAAGCGCAGGTTGTTGGAGATGAGGTCATTTTCGCCCGTGACCTTGCCAATGCGCCGTCAAATATAGTAACTCCTGCTTATCTTGCCGACCTTGCAGAACGGATTGCCGGTGAAACCGGGCTGGAGTGCCGTGTAATGGACCGCGCCGCAATCGAGTCTGCCGGAATGGGCCTTTTGGCGGCGGTCGCAAGGGGAAGCAAGGTGGAGCCTCGCTTTATCGAGCTGCGATATTGCTCGGAAAAGCCCTCAAAGACTGTCGCGATAGTCGGCAAGGGCATCACGTTCGACTCCGGCGGTTACTCTCTCAAGCCGAGCGAGTATATGTACGGCATGAAAGACGACATGTCCGGCGCGGCTGCTGTGCTTGCGGCCATGCAAGCAGTGGGCCGCGAGAAACCCGGCCTTAACGTGATAGGTCTGATCCCCGCGACTGAGAATATGATCGGCCCGGCAG encodes the following:
- a CDS encoding leucyl aminopeptidase; the encoded protein is MEFKAKQGSLQDQQSDIVIVNLFEGVKHPGGGTGAVDQALHGAISDAIRDEEFDGNLGDTLVIRTLGTIPAKYVIVVGLGKNADFDLLKAMRASARAARKCRELRAKTVSSILHGAGIGGLPVEDCARAVTLGAIFGTYEYTDLKTEKVKENPIEQFNIVELSGDKLDSIASGIAKAQVVGDEVIFARDLANAPSNIVTPAYLADLAERIAGETGLECRVMDRAAIESAGMGLLAAVARGSKVEPRFIELRYCSEKPSKTVAIVGKGITFDSGGYSLKPSEYMYGMKDDMSGAAAVLAAMQAVGREKPGLNVIGLIPATENMIGPAAIHPGDVFTSYSGKSVEVNNTDAEGRLILADAVAYADKLGVDEIIDVATLTGACVVALGRELNGVFGTDDAMVDKLINAGRSCGEIMWRLPLYDDYKENLKSDVADLKNTGSREGGAISAALFIKSFVGETAWAHIDLSASSVEKDTDLARKGSTGSGAGTLVEYLLR